CGGCACCAGACAGGCGCCGTGCCGCCACGCCAGCCACATCTCCTCGCAGGACGCGTCGAACGCCACCGACAGCCCTGCCAGGACCCGGTCCTGCGGGCCGATGGCCTCATCGGCCTCGCCGGCGAGAAACAGTTGCGCCTCGGCGTCCACGAAAGCCGCCGCCGCGCCGTGGCTGACCGCGACACCCTTCGGGGTGCCCGTCGAGCCGGAGGTGAAGATGATCCAGGCGTCGTCGGCCGGGCCGGGCCGGCCGCTCCCGCCCTCGGGAGTACGGCGAAGCGACACCGTCAGCCCGTCACCGAGCACCGCGGCGACGTCCGCCTCGGCGAAGACGAGCTCGGCGCGTTCCTCGGGATCGTCCGCGTCGACCGGCACGTAGGCCGCGCCCGCCGCGAGCACACCGAGGATCGCCAGGTACAGCTCGGCCGTACCCGACGAGATCCGGACGCCCACCCGGTCGCCGCGGCCAATCCCGTGCCGGGCGAGCGACGTTCGTACGGCCTCGACCTCGTCGGCCATGTCGCGGTACGTCAGTGCCGTGGCGCCGCTGTCGAGAGCGCGGGCGTCGGGGTGTGCGCGCACGGTCTCGTCGAGAATGTCGACAAGTGTGCGGCGGACCGGGGCCGAGGAGGAGCGGAACACCGCGGGGGCCGCCGGTGCGGTGCCCATCGGCGGAAGTGTGCCCGGCCGCGAATCAGTCGTCATGGTCACCGGGCGTGCACCATCTTCACCTCGCGGGTCGGCCTCATCCAGGCGTGCGGCATGCGGACCCGCCCTGGGCAGCCCTCAACGCTACGTCGCACCAGCGGAAAAGCGGCCGCAACACAGCGGATTCGTGTCCACCACCACACTGCGTCTCCCGCCAGAGGCTTGACACAGAGCGGTGCCGTCAACCTGACAGGCCCGGGCCGTGGGTCGCGGCCCGGGCGTTCCCGGCGGTCAGACGATCTCGATCACCGCGGCGGTCCACATGAAACCGATGCCAGCGCCGATCGTGACAAGGCGGTCGCCGGACTTCAGGCGGTTCGTCTCGTACAGGTGGTTGATGCCGGCGAACTGGTCGCAGTTGCCCATGTGGGCGTAGTCCAGGCCCCACTCGTACGTGGTGGTGGCCGGGTCGAGATCGAGCGTCTTGTAGAAGCTCCACTCGGCGATCGGCCGGATCAGCGTCGCGTGGACGAACCACTGCGCGTCCTTGAGGGTCATCTCGGCCTCGTCGAGGAGCTGCTCGAGCACCCCGGCCACCCTCTGGCCGACCAGGCCCACGGCGTCGTCGTACGCGTCCTCGTTCTTCATCAGCCAGTCGTCCTTGCGGGCGGTCAGATTCACCGGCTTGCCGTCGTCGAACGGCGTCCTCGACCACGGCTCGGGACCGCGGTAGAGCGGCTCCAGGCTCGGCTCGGTGGCGCTGACCGTGCTGATCACCTTGGCGAATCCGCCGCGCTTGGAGACCACGGCCGCGGCGGCGCCGTCGCCGAAGACGGTCTGGTCGTCGCTCGTCCACCGGTCGATGAACGGCAGGTGGAAGGCGTCGCCCGAGGTGATCAGCGCGGCGGTGGCCGACGGGCGGGC
The window above is part of the Micromonospora sp. LH3U1 genome. Proteins encoded here:
- a CDS encoding ketoacyl-ACP synthase III family protein; this encodes MRWDNIYLAGLGVHLPEEVYTAEQAVADGVYDATAAETNGIRAVRVAGPGESGPVMAAVAGRQAVERSGHRPEDFDAVLHAYVGHQGREFWSPAHYVQQETVGANGASVTMEIRQGSNGLLGGIELAASHLIARPSATAALITSGDAFHLPFIDRWTSDDQTVFGDGAAAAVVSKRGGFAKVISTVSATEPSLEPLYRGPEPWSRTPFDDGKPVNLTARKDDWLMKNEDAYDDAVGLVGQRVAGVLEQLLDEAEMTLKDAQWFVHATLIRPIAEWSFYKTLDLDPATTTYEWGLDYAHMGNCDQFAGINHLYETNRLKSGDRLVTIGAGIGFMWTAAVIEIV